Below is a genomic region from Caulobacter rhizosphaerae.
CACTGAGATCGCCACCTGCCAAAGGGGTACAGCCGGATCGCCGTGCACCGCCAGCATCAGGCCGCCGGCCGGCGCGATCGCCGCGAGGGCCAGCAGTAGAGACCGGCCATAGATCGGGATGACGTCGGCGGTCGTGGTGTCCGTCAGCCGGGCCAGCGGCGGGCGGTACAGGATGATCGCGGTGGCCGCGTCGACGATCCGGGCGGCGGCGGCCCCTAGCACGCCCCCCGCCATCGCTCCGCCGGTGAAATAGGCCAGGCTAAGTCCCGCCCGGCGATACTCGATGTTCACCTGGAGCTTGGTCTCGTCACGGATGACGAAGACCTCCCAGGTCATGGTCACGCAGGTGAGCAGGACCCCGGCCAAGGCGAGCAGGGAGAGCAGGGGCGCGGCGCCTGCCCATTTGGGACCGTAGAGCAGGTGCACCAGCGGTCCGGAGAGCACCGCCACGCCGGCGAACACCGGCCAGAGCAGCGCGGTCATATTAGCCAGGATGCCCAGATAGGCCTCGCGAAGCGAGCCCGCCTTGCGTTGCTGCTCGGCGAGATCGGCGAAGACGACCTTGGTGAAAACCGTATGGATGTTGTCCCACAGGACGCTGTGCAGCGTGCCGGCCCGGGAGAACAGGCCCAAGGCGCCAAGGCCCAGCAGACGTCCCAGGATCAGTTCGCCCAGCCGGGTCGACAGCGTGTTGACCCCGCCGATCGCCATCATGCGCAGGCCAAAGGTCACTACCTTACGCCAGCGCGCCAGGCTGAGCCGCAAAGCGATGTGCTGGTGACCAAAGACGTTGACGATCACCACGGCGGCGACCGCTCCAGCCAGATTGCCCCACGCCATGCTCATATAGCTGTGGCCCGCCAGAACCCCGAGGATTGTGACGCCGGACGCCACCGTCGCCTTGCTGGCTGAGACGATCGCGATTTTGGAGAACTGCAAGTCTCGCTGCAGCAGACCTGAAGGGCGCAGTTCGAAGATGCTGACCAGCGGGGCGACGGCGATCAGGGCCATGACCGATCCGACGCCCGGCTCGGCATAGATGCGGGCCGCCACGAAGCTGGCCAGGAAGACCAGCAGCGCCAGCAGCCCGTTCAGCGCGGCGTTGATCGTGAACGCCGTGTCGATCAAGGCTTCGTCGAGTTCCGTCTCGCGAACCAGAAGGCTGAGCAAGCCAAACGTCTGGAGCGTGGCCAGAAGGCCGTTGGTTGAAAGGGCCACGGCATAGACGCCCACCTCGTAGGGCGACAGCAGCCGAGTGACCACGACCTGGGTGCCAAACTGCAGGCCGAAAAACAGCACCTGCGCCCCGGCGCTCCAAACCAGGTTGCGCCTAATGGACATGGCGCGGATGCTCTGGATGTGGAACGGGGGGGAATTTGGTCGCCGGCGGGCTGATGGAACGAGCTCGCCGAGTTGAAGCTGGCGAGACCTTGCTAATCATGCGGGCGAGCGAACGTGGACAGGGTGACCGCCTGGAGGGGACGCGTGGGTGCGACCCGTCGCCGGCAGAAGCCAATGATCAGGCCGAAGGCGGCGACGTTCCAAGAGACCAGGGAATAGAGGCCCAAGCTGAGCGAGCCGCGTCGCCAGATCAGCAGCACCAGCGGAGCCAGCAGTAAGATCGCGAACAGAGCCAGCCTCGTGATCGCTGGAAGGGGCCAAGCCAGGGTCGCGACGAGCAGGGCCCACCAGGCCATGACCGCCACGCCGTTACGAAGGTGGCTCAGCCGACCTAGTACGATCGGCAGATGCGGCCGGCCCAGCGAGCCGCGCAGGACTTCACCCGAGGCGCCCGCATAGCCCGACTTCAGGCGGCGCCACAGCATCCTGTAACCTTCGGTCTGGTGGCCGTAGTGCTCCACGGCCAGATGATCGATCTTGGCCAGTTTCCACCCGCGGCTGGTGAGCCGTGCGGCCAGGTCGAATTCTTCGAAGGCGCGCAGATTGCGGTCGGCGAA
It encodes:
- a CDS encoding oligosaccharide flippase family protein, translated to MSIRRNLVWSAGAQVLFFGLQFGTQVVVTRLLSPYEVGVYAVALSTNGLLATLQTFGLLSLLVRETELDEALIDTAFTINAALNGLLALLVFLASFVAARIYAEPGVGSVMALIAVAPLVSIFELRPSGLLQRDLQFSKIAIVSASKATVASGVTILGVLAGHSYMSMAWGNLAGAVAAVVIVNVFGHQHIALRLSLARWRKVVTFGLRMMAIGGVNTLSTRLGELILGRLLGLGALGLFSRAGTLHSVLWDNIHTVFTKVVFADLAEQQRKAGSLREAYLGILANMTALLWPVFAGVAVLSGPLVHLLYGPKWAGAAPLLSLLALAGVLLTCVTMTWEVFVIRDETKLQVNIEYRRAGLSLAYFTGGAMAGGVLGAAAARIVDAATAIILYRPPLARLTDTTTADVIPIYGRSLLLALAAIAPAGGLMLAVHGDPAVPLWQVAISVVLGMAFWAVALILCRHPLVQEASRLLKRFKPG
- a CDS encoding glycosyltransferase family 2 protein, encoding MKLTIGVKALNEEQRIAETLTSALRAAEPFGGEVVLADSGSTDRTVEIASALPVRVVQLADPSQRSCGAGAQLAFQQADGDYFYLMDGDMVLHPDFLPAAIAHLEASPELAAVGGRVREMNTEGHDFKIRAMTVNSDRNWRPGLVDRLDGGGLYRVSAIRDVGYFADRNLRAFEEFDLAARLTSRGWKLAKIDHLAVEHYGHQTEGYRMLWRRLKSGYAGASGEVLRGSLGRPHLPIVLGRLSHLRNGVAVMAWWALLVATLAWPLPAITRLALFAILLLAPLVLLIWRRGSLSLGLYSLVSWNVAAFGLIIGFCRRRVAPTRPLQAVTLSTFARPHD